The Anaerolineae bacterium genome segment CCCAGGGACCGAGGTTCCTGGCGCGAACAACTGGGACGGTTGGCGGCTGATCCAGAATATGCGGTTGAATGGCTACCGCATGAGCATCATCTGGGCGGATACCATCGCTGCCTGGAACGCCTTTCCGCTGGAGAAGGCAGTGCGTTTCCGGCCGCCGCGTCCTTTGCTGTTGGTCCACGGCGTGCTGGACCAGGCGGCGCCCTACCGCTATACCTGGCGGTTGGCGCGGGCGGCCTGCCCGCCGTGCAAGCTGTGGACCCTGCCCTTTGGGATCCACTCCACGCCCTACGGCCGGCAGGCCCGCCGGCGGTGGATCCGCTGGCTGGACAGGCATCTGCGCGGTGCGCAGGCAGTGATTGGGAGAGAGGAAGCGGCATGAGGGAAATTCAGGTCCCGACGGCACTGCGCCGCAACCCATTGTTCCTGCGGCTGTGGATCTCCCAGTTCCTGGCCGTGGCGGCGCTGTATGCCCTGAACTTCGCCGCGGTGGTGGCGGTGGCCCAGACTAGCCTGTCCACCACCCAGACCGGACTGGTCATCCTCTCCTCGATGCTGCCGGCGTTCATCGGCTCGTTGTTCGCCGGCGTGATCGTGGACCGCTTCGAACGCACGCGGGTGCTCCTGTTGAGCCACCTGGTGCGGGCATTGGCCGGCTTTTTCTTCTGGCTGTCCGTCAGCGTGCTGGCCAATGACCTGGGCTTCCTGCCGATTTACATCCTGCTGGTGCTGAGCGCCCTCTTCACCCAGGTGGCGATCTCGGCGGAGCTTGCCCTACTGCCGCATTATGTCGAACATCCACAGCTCTTGCGCGCGAATTCCCTGCTCCAGGTCAGCATGCTGGCGGCAGAAGGGCTGGGAGTGGTGGCGATCGGGCCGCTTCTGGCGCGGACCGCCGGCGTCGGCACCATCGGCCTGATCAGCGGCGGTCTGACACTGGGCGCGGCCCTGCTGGTCTGGCGCCTGCCGCGGGTGCGGATGCCGGCTCGCGAGAGGACAACCGCTCCTCTCGAGGTGGTGCGCTCCGTGGGGGAAGACTTCCAGGCCGGCTGGCAAGCGATCCTGCGCGATCGGGTGCTTCGCACAGTGGTGGCGCAGTTCGCCTTCACCAGCGCGCTACTGCTGATGCTGTTGTCCATGATGCCGGCGCTGGCGGCACTGTACCTGGGGCTGGCAGTGACGGATGTGTCGCTGCTGATGGTGCCCGGAGGGATTGGCTTCGGCCTGGGAGCCTATCTCATCGCCCGCATCGGGGACCGCTACAGCCGCCTGCGCTGGATCAGCGGGGGATTGATGACCCTGGGGGCCGCCATCGCCCTCATCGTAGCTCTGACCCAGACCCAAACGGGCGTGCGCTGGCCGCTGTTGATAGGAGCCATCTTCGCCATGGGGGTGGCGCTGGCAATGGCCATCATCTCTGCCCGCACGGTGGTGCAGGAGCGGCCGGCGCCGGCCCTGCGCGGCCGCGTCATCGCCGCTCAGTTGGCGCTGGCCAGCGCGCTCTCCATTTTCCCCATCGTCATCGGGGGCATGTTGGCCGACCGGGTGGGTGTGCCGCCGGTCATGCTCCTGCTGGCACTGCTGGCGCTTGGCTCGGGTGCCGCCGGCCTGCGGCTGAATCAAGGATAGCCCCCCAGGCGCGGAGCGAACACCTAATAGGACGGCAGGGTGACGCGCCGGCTCGTCA includes the following:
- a CDS encoding alpha/beta hydrolase, whose translation is MSIIWADTIAAWNAFPLEKAVRFRPPRPLLLVHGVLDQAAPYRYTWRLARAACPPCKLWTLPFGIHSTPYGRQARRRWIRWLDRHLRGAQAVIGREEAA
- a CDS encoding MFS transporter; its protein translation is MREIQVPTALRRNPLFLRLWISQFLAVAALYALNFAAVVAVAQTSLSTTQTGLVILSSMLPAFIGSLFAGVIVDRFERTRVLLLSHLVRALAGFFFWLSVSVLANDLGFLPIYILLVLSALFTQVAISAELALLPHYVEHPQLLRANSLLQVSMLAAEGLGVVAIGPLLARTAGVGTIGLISGGLTLGAALLVWRLPRVRMPARERTTAPLEVVRSVGEDFQAGWQAILRDRVLRTVVAQFAFTSALLLMLLSMMPALAALYLGLAVTDVSLLMVPGGIGFGLGAYLIARIGDRYSRLRWISGGLMTLGAAIALIVALTQTQTGVRWPLLIGAIFAMGVALAMAIISARTVVQERPAPALRGRVIAAQLALASALSIFPIVIGGMLADRVGVPPVMLLLALLALGSGAAGLRLNQG